In a single window of the Streptacidiphilus sp. P02-A3a genome:
- a CDS encoding S8 family serine peptidase codes for MRLSVFRSTAGLGGLAAALILPFVGTAPAQAITPAPAAPHPAVAAHSPASASTSASTPAPAANTHDACGPVPLGEARCLAVVRDDVHGGLGVRGPAAGRIAAAATLPAGYGPADLRSAYKLPTTGGKGQTVALIDARDDPTAESDLAVYRATYGLPACTTANGCFRKVNQEGKAAPLPSSTESSDWQVEISLDLDAVSATCPTCHILLVEADADAEADLAAAASVAPSLGADEVSNSYDYQEANGVSDYAKDYQHPGVAYVASSGDFGYTVPADPAVFTGVIAVGGTSLTRSSTARGWTETAWDGAGSGCSAWIAKPSWQHDTECPGRTVADVSADADPNTGLAIYATILGGWSVVGGTSAASPVVAGVIALAGNPGKLPNASYLYARTKDLYDVTSGSNGNCGGGYLCTAGKGYDGPTGNGTPDGIGAF; via the coding sequence ATGCGACTGTCAGTCTTCAGGAGCACCGCCGGACTCGGCGGCCTGGCCGCCGCGCTGATCCTGCCCTTCGTCGGGACCGCGCCGGCGCAGGCGATCACACCGGCCCCGGCCGCGCCGCACCCGGCCGTCGCCGCGCACTCCCCGGCGTCCGCATCGACGTCCGCATCGACGCCTGCCCCGGCGGCGAACACGCACGACGCCTGCGGCCCGGTGCCGCTGGGCGAGGCGCGCTGCCTGGCGGTGGTCCGCGACGACGTGCACGGCGGCCTCGGCGTCCGCGGACCCGCCGCCGGGCGGATCGCGGCGGCGGCGACGCTGCCGGCCGGTTACGGACCGGCGGACCTCCGATCGGCGTACAAGCTGCCGACCACCGGCGGCAAGGGTCAGACCGTCGCGCTGATCGACGCCCGGGACGACCCGACGGCCGAGTCCGACCTCGCCGTCTACCGCGCCACCTACGGGCTCCCGGCCTGCACCACCGCCAACGGCTGCTTCCGCAAGGTCAACCAGGAGGGCAAGGCCGCGCCGCTGCCGTCGTCGACGGAGTCCTCCGACTGGCAGGTCGAGATCTCGCTGGACCTGGACGCGGTCTCAGCGACCTGCCCGACCTGCCACATCCTGCTGGTCGAGGCCGACGCCGACGCCGAGGCCGACCTGGCCGCGGCGGCGTCCGTCGCGCCCTCGCTCGGTGCCGACGAGGTGTCCAACAGCTACGACTACCAGGAGGCCAACGGGGTCTCCGACTACGCCAAGGACTACCAGCACCCCGGCGTCGCCTATGTCGCCTCCTCGGGTGACTTCGGCTACACGGTGCCCGCGGACCCGGCGGTCTTCACCGGGGTGATCGCGGTCGGCGGCACGTCGCTGACCAGGTCGAGCACCGCGCGCGGCTGGACCGAGACCGCCTGGGACGGCGCCGGCAGCGGCTGCTCGGCCTGGATAGCCAAGCCGTCCTGGCAGCACGACACCGAGTGCCCCGGGCGCACCGTCGCCGACGTGTCCGCCGACGCCGACCCGAACACCGGGCTCGCCATCTACGCCACCATCCTCGGCGGTTGGTCGGTGGTCGGCGGCACCAGCGCTGCGTCACCGGTCGTCGCCGGCGTGATCGCACTGGCCGGGAACCCCGGCAAGCTGCCCAACGCCTCCTACCTGTACGCCCGCACCAAGGACCTGTACGACGTCACCTCCGGCAGCAACGGCAACTGCGGCGGCGGATACCTCTGCACCGCGGGCAAGGGCTACGACGGCCCGACCGGAAACGGCACCCCGGACGGGATCGGAGCCTTCTGA